In Microbacterium galbinum, a single window of DNA contains:
- a CDS encoding beta-ketoacyl-[acyl-carrier-protein] synthase family protein translates to MTKRIVVTGIGATSAIGGTAPENWTNLLAGASGTRALEHDWVAQYELPVAFAAEAIVRPEEVLPRHEAKRLDPSSQFALIAAREAWADAGSPEVAPERLGIDFATGIGGLWTLLDAWDTLREKGPRRVMPLTVPMLMPNAAAGNLSLQFGARAYAQTVVSACASSTESIIHAFHHLQEGLADVVIAGGTESAIHPITMASFASAQALSRRNDDPATASRPGAIDRDGFVMGEGAAALILETEEHAKARGAKIYGYVLGGGVTADAYHITGNDPEGTGAARAVTQALEEAGITADQVTHINAHATSTPVGDPNEYVALKKVFGDRIDEIPVSATKASTGHLLGGTGALEAIFSLLALRDRVAPPTINMTEPDPAVPFRLSGEPTPLGDGPQYAISNSFGFGGHNAVAVFAAADND, encoded by the coding sequence ATGACCAAGCGCATCGTCGTCACCGGCATCGGCGCCACGTCCGCCATCGGCGGGACAGCTCCGGAGAACTGGACCAACCTCCTCGCAGGTGCCTCCGGCACCCGCGCACTCGAGCACGACTGGGTCGCCCAGTACGAGCTACCCGTCGCCTTCGCCGCCGAGGCGATCGTGCGGCCCGAGGAAGTCCTCCCGCGCCATGAGGCCAAGCGCCTCGACCCTTCTTCCCAGTTCGCCCTGATCGCCGCCCGTGAGGCCTGGGCCGACGCGGGCTCCCCCGAGGTCGCCCCCGAACGCCTCGGCATCGACTTCGCCACCGGCATCGGCGGTCTCTGGACCCTCCTCGACGCATGGGACACCCTGCGTGAGAAGGGACCCCGCCGCGTCATGCCGCTCACCGTCCCGATGCTCATGCCCAACGCCGCGGCCGGCAACCTCTCGCTCCAGTTCGGCGCCCGCGCCTACGCGCAGACCGTCGTGAGCGCCTGCGCCTCGAGCACCGAGTCGATCATCCACGCGTTCCACCACCTGCAGGAGGGGCTGGCCGACGTCGTCATCGCCGGTGGCACCGAATCGGCGATCCACCCGATCACGATGGCCTCCTTCGCCTCGGCGCAGGCCCTGTCGCGTCGCAACGACGACCCCGCGACCGCTTCCCGTCCCGGCGCGATCGACCGTGACGGCTTCGTCATGGGCGAGGGTGCGGCAGCGCTCATCCTCGAGACCGAGGAGCACGCGAAGGCTCGCGGTGCGAAGATCTACGGCTACGTGCTCGGCGGCGGCGTGACGGCCGACGCCTACCACATCACCGGCAACGACCCCGAGGGCACGGGAGCGGCGCGCGCCGTCACCCAGGCGCTCGAGGAGGCGGGGATCACCGCCGATCAGGTCACGCACATCAACGCGCACGCGACGTCGACCCCGGTCGGAGACCCGAACGAGTACGTCGCGCTCAAGAAGGTCTTCGGCGACCGGATCGACGAGATCCCCGTGTCGGCGACCAAGGCATCGACCGGTCACCTGCTCGGCGGCACCGGCGCACTCGAGGCGATCTTCTCGCTGCTCGCGCTGCGCGACCGCGTCGCCCCGCCCACCATCAACATGACCGAGCCCGACCCCGCCGTGCCGTTCCGCCTCTCCGGCGAGCCGACGCCGCTGGGTGACGGCCCGCAGTACGCGATCAGCAACTCCTTCGGCTTCGGCGGTCACAACGCCGTTGCGGTGTTCGCAGCGGCCGACAACGACTGA
- a CDS encoding beta-ketoacyl-ACP synthase III codes for MSATLTQATGPAFTRIYSYGAARGENAVPNDDLIGPIDSSDEWIRQRTGIITRARADKGTDAIDLASEAAAEAIEKAGIPADQIDLVIVATISNPKQSPSVSAIVADRVGANPAAAYDINAACAGYAYAVAQADALIKAGAARYALVIGAEKLSDIVDPADRSISFLLGDGAGAAVIGPSDTPGIAPAVWGSDGSKADAVGMNGTLTQFRDGEVPWPTLRQEGQTVFRWAVWEMAKVAREALDRAGVEASDIAAFIPHQANMRIIDEFAKQLKLPETTVIARDIETTGNTSAASIPLASHRLMAEHPELSGGLALQIGFGAGLVFAAQVVVLP; via the coding sequence ATGAGCGCCACCCTGACGCAGGCCACGGGCCCCGCTTTCACCCGCATCTACTCGTACGGTGCCGCGCGCGGCGAGAACGCCGTCCCCAACGACGACCTGATCGGTCCGATCGACTCGAGCGACGAGTGGATCCGCCAGCGCACCGGCATCATCACGCGTGCGCGCGCCGACAAGGGCACCGACGCGATCGACCTCGCGTCCGAAGCCGCCGCCGAGGCGATCGAGAAGGCCGGGATCCCGGCCGACCAGATCGACCTCGTCATCGTCGCGACCATCAGCAACCCGAAGCAGTCCCCGTCGGTCTCGGCGATCGTCGCCGACCGCGTGGGCGCGAACCCCGCAGCGGCCTACGACATCAACGCCGCCTGCGCGGGATACGCCTACGCCGTGGCCCAGGCCGATGCCCTCATCAAAGCGGGTGCCGCCCGCTACGCGCTGGTGATCGGCGCCGAGAAGCTGTCCGACATCGTCGATCCCGCCGATCGGAGCATCTCGTTCCTGCTCGGTGACGGCGCGGGCGCCGCCGTGATCGGCCCGAGCGACACCCCCGGCATCGCGCCCGCAGTGTGGGGTTCCGACGGCTCGAAGGCGGATGCCGTGGGCATGAACGGCACCCTGACGCAGTTCCGCGACGGCGAGGTGCCGTGGCCGACCCTCCGCCAGGAAGGTCAGACGGTGTTCCGCTGGGCGGTCTGGGAGATGGCGAAGGTCGCCCGCGAGGCGCTGGACCGCGCCGGCGTCGAGGCATCCGACATCGCCGCCTTCATCCCCCACCAGGCGAACATGCGCATCATCGACGAATTCGCCAAGCAGCTGAAGCTCCCGGAGACCACGGTGATCGCCCGCGACATCGAGACGACGGGCAACACCTCGGCCGCATCGATCCCGCTGGCCAGCCACCGTCTGATGGCCGAGCACCCCGAGCTCTCGGGCGGTCTCGCCCTGCAGATCGGCTTCGGCGCGGGCCTCGTGTTCGCGGCTCAGGTCGTCGTGCTCCCCTGA
- a CDS encoding acyl carrier protein, with amino-acid sequence MAFTNDEVLAGLAELITDETGINASEVALEKSFTDDLDIDSISMMTIVVNAEEKFGVTIPDDEVKNLKTVGDAVNFIVAGQE; translated from the coding sequence ATGGCTTTCACCAACGATGAGGTCCTCGCCGGCCTCGCAGAGCTCATCACCGACGAGACCGGCATCAACGCCTCCGAGGTCGCTCTCGAGAAGTCGTTTACCGACGACCTCGACATCGACTCGATCTCGATGATGACGATCGTCGTCAACGCCGAGGAGAAGTTCGGCGTCACCATCCCCGACGACGAGGTCAAGAACCTGAAGACCGTCGGCGACGCCGTCAACTTCATCGTCGCGGGCCAGGAGTAA